Proteins from a genomic interval of Physeter macrocephalus isolate SW-GA chromosome 21, ASM283717v5, whole genome shotgun sequence:
- the LOC112062454 gene encoding cytochrome c oxidase subunit NDUFA4-like, with protein MLRLIIGQAKKHLSLIPLCIFIELGGTGATLYVLCLALFNPGVSWDRKSNPEPWNKLGPNDQYKFYSVNVDYSKLKKEGPDF; from the coding sequence ATGCTCCGCCTAATCATCGGTCAGGCCAAGAAGCATCTTAGCTTGATCCCCCTCTGCATATTTATTGAACTGGGAGGTACTGGAGCAACACTGTATGTCTTGTGCCTGGCATTGTTCAATCCAGGTGTCAGTTGGGACAGAAAGAGTAACCCAGAACCCTGGAACAAACTGGGTCCCAATGATCAGTACAAGTTCTACTCAGTGAATGTAGATTACAGCAAATTGAAGAAAGAAGGTCCAGACTTCTAA
- the WDR45 gene encoding WD repeat domain phosphoinositide-interacting protein 4 isoform X3 produces MTQQPLRGVTSLRFNQDQSCFCCAMETGVRIYNVEPLMEKGHLDHEQVGSMGLVEMLHRSNLLALVGGGSSPKFSEISGLCDLCPSLEKQLLVFPGHKCGSLQLVDLASTKPGTSSAPFTINAHQSDVACVSLNQPGTVVASASQKGTLIRLFDTQSKEKLVELRRGTDPATLYCINFSHDSSFLCASSDKGTVHIFALKDTRLNRRSALARVGKVGPMIGQYVDSQWSLASFTVPAESACICAFGRNTSKNVNSVIAICVDGTFHKYVFTPDGNCNREAFDVYLDICDDDDF; encoded by the exons ATGACTCAGCAGCCACTTCGAGGAGTGACCAGTCTGCGTTTCAACCAAGATCAAA GCTGCTTTTGCTGTGCTATGGAGACAGGTGTGCGCATCTACAACGTGGAGCCATTGATGGAGAAGGGGCATCTGG ACCATGAGCAGGTGGGCAGCATGGGCCTGGTGGAGATGCTGCACCGCTCCAACCTGCTGGCCCTGGTGGGCGGTGGTAGCAGCCCCAAGTTCTCAGAGATCTCAG gACTCTGTGACCTCTGCCCCAGCCTGGAGAAACAACTGCTAGTGTTCCCAGGACACAAGTGCGGGAGCCTGCAACTTGTG GACCTGGCAAGCACAAAGCCCGGCACCTCATCTGCTCCGTTTACCATCAATGCACATCAGAGCGACGTGGCCTGCGTGTCTCTGAACCAGCCAGGCACGGTAGTGGCCTCGGCCTCTCAGAAGGGCACCCTTATTCGCCTTTTTGACACGCAGTCCAAGGAGAAGCTGGTGGAGCTGCGCCGAGGCACTGACCCCGCCACCCTCTACTG CATCAACTTCAGCCATGATTCTTCCTTCCTGTGTGCATCCAGTGATAAGGGCACAGTCCATATATTTGCTCTCAAGGATACCCGCCTCAACCGCCGCTCTGC GCTGGCTCGCGTGGGCAAGGTGGGGCCTATGATTGGGCAGTATGTGGACTCTCAGTGGAGCCTGGCGAGCTTCACCGTGCCTGCTGAGTCAGCCTGCATCTGTGCTTTTGGTCGCAACACTTCCAAGAATGTCAACTCTGTCATTG CCATCTGTGTAGATGGGACCTTCCACAAATATGTCTTCACTCCCGATGGAAACTGCAACAGAGAGGCTTTCGATGTGTACCTTGACATCTGTGATGACGATGACTTTTAA
- the WDR45 gene encoding WD repeat domain phosphoinositide-interacting protein 4 isoform X2 produces MTQQPLRGVTSLRFNQDQSCFCCAMETGVRIYNVEPLMEKGHLDHEQVGSMGLVEMLHRSNLLALVGGGSSPKFSEISVLIWDDAREGKDSKDKLVLEFTFTKPVLAVRMRHDKIVIVLKNRIYVYSFPDNPRKLFEFDTRDNPKGLCDLCPSLEKQLLVFPGHKCGSLQLVDLASTKPGTSSAPFTINAHQSDVACVSLNQPGTVVASASQKGTLIRLFDTQSKEKLVELRRGTDPATLYCINFSHDSSFLCASSDKGTVHIFALKDTRLNRRSALARVGKVGPMIGQYVDSQWSLASFTVPAESACICAFGRNTSKNVNSVIAICVDGTFHKYVFTPDGNCNREAFDVYLDICDDDDF; encoded by the exons ATGACTCAGCAGCCACTTCGAGGAGTGACCAGTCTGCGTTTCAACCAAGATCAAA GCTGCTTTTGCTGTGCTATGGAGACAGGTGTGCGCATCTACAACGTGGAGCCATTGATGGAGAAGGGGCATCTGG ACCATGAGCAGGTGGGCAGCATGGGCCTGGTGGAGATGCTGCACCGCTCCAACCTGCTGGCCCTGGTGGGCGGTGGTAGCAGCCCCAAGTTCTCAGAGATCTCAG TGCTGATCTGGGACGATGCCCGGGAGGGCAAGGACTCCAAGGACAAGCTGGTGCTGGAGTTCACCTTCACCAAGCCAGTGCTGGCTGTGCGCATGCGCCATGACAA AATCGTGATCGTGCTGAAGAACCGCATCTATGTGTACTCCTTCCCTGACAATCCCCGAAAGCTGTTTGAGTTTGACACCCGGGACAACCCCAAGG gACTCTGTGACCTCTGCCCCAGCCTGGAGAAACAACTGCTAGTGTTCCCAGGACACAAGTGCGGGAGCCTGCAACTTGTG GACCTGGCAAGCACAAAGCCCGGCACCTCATCTGCTCCGTTTACCATCAATGCACATCAGAGCGACGTGGCCTGCGTGTCTCTGAACCAGCCAGGCACGGTAGTGGCCTCGGCCTCTCAGAAGGGCACCCTTATTCGCCTTTTTGACACGCAGTCCAAGGAGAAGCTGGTGGAGCTGCGCCGAGGCACTGACCCCGCCACCCTCTACTG CATCAACTTCAGCCATGATTCTTCCTTCCTGTGTGCATCCAGTGATAAGGGCACAGTCCATATATTTGCTCTCAAGGATACCCGCCTCAACCGCCGCTCTGC GCTGGCTCGCGTGGGCAAGGTGGGGCCTATGATTGGGCAGTATGTGGACTCTCAGTGGAGCCTGGCGAGCTTCACCGTGCCTGCTGAGTCAGCCTGCATCTGTGCTTTTGGTCGCAACACTTCCAAGAATGTCAACTCTGTCATTG CCATCTGTGTAGATGGGACCTTCCACAAATATGTCTTCACTCCCGATGGAAACTGCAACAGAGAGGCTTTCGATGTGTACCTTGACATCTGTGATGACGATGACTTTTAA
- the WDR45 gene encoding WD repeat domain phosphoinositide-interacting protein 4 isoform X1 → MTQQPLRGVTSLRFNQDQSCFCCAMETGVRIYNVEPLMEKGHLDHEQVGSMGLVEMLHRSNLLALVGGGSSPKFSEISAVLIWDDAREGKDSKDKLVLEFTFTKPVLAVRMRHDKIVIVLKNRIYVYSFPDNPRKLFEFDTRDNPKGLCDLCPSLEKQLLVFPGHKCGSLQLVDLASTKPGTSSAPFTINAHQSDVACVSLNQPGTVVASASQKGTLIRLFDTQSKEKLVELRRGTDPATLYCINFSHDSSFLCASSDKGTVHIFALKDTRLNRRSALARVGKVGPMIGQYVDSQWSLASFTVPAESACICAFGRNTSKNVNSVIAICVDGTFHKYVFTPDGNCNREAFDVYLDICDDDDF, encoded by the exons ATGACTCAGCAGCCACTTCGAGGAGTGACCAGTCTGCGTTTCAACCAAGATCAAA GCTGCTTTTGCTGTGCTATGGAGACAGGTGTGCGCATCTACAACGTGGAGCCATTGATGGAGAAGGGGCATCTGG ACCATGAGCAGGTGGGCAGCATGGGCCTGGTGGAGATGCTGCACCGCTCCAACCTGCTGGCCCTGGTGGGCGGTGGTAGCAGCCCCAAGTTCTCAGAGATCTCAG CAGTGCTGATCTGGGACGATGCCCGGGAGGGCAAGGACTCCAAGGACAAGCTGGTGCTGGAGTTCACCTTCACCAAGCCAGTGCTGGCTGTGCGCATGCGCCATGACAA AATCGTGATCGTGCTGAAGAACCGCATCTATGTGTACTCCTTCCCTGACAATCCCCGAAAGCTGTTTGAGTTTGACACCCGGGACAACCCCAAGG gACTCTGTGACCTCTGCCCCAGCCTGGAGAAACAACTGCTAGTGTTCCCAGGACACAAGTGCGGGAGCCTGCAACTTGTG GACCTGGCAAGCACAAAGCCCGGCACCTCATCTGCTCCGTTTACCATCAATGCACATCAGAGCGACGTGGCCTGCGTGTCTCTGAACCAGCCAGGCACGGTAGTGGCCTCGGCCTCTCAGAAGGGCACCCTTATTCGCCTTTTTGACACGCAGTCCAAGGAGAAGCTGGTGGAGCTGCGCCGAGGCACTGACCCCGCCACCCTCTACTG CATCAACTTCAGCCATGATTCTTCCTTCCTGTGTGCATCCAGTGATAAGGGCACAGTCCATATATTTGCTCTCAAGGATACCCGCCTCAACCGCCGCTCTGC GCTGGCTCGCGTGGGCAAGGTGGGGCCTATGATTGGGCAGTATGTGGACTCTCAGTGGAGCCTGGCGAGCTTCACCGTGCCTGCTGAGTCAGCCTGCATCTGTGCTTTTGGTCGCAACACTTCCAAGAATGTCAACTCTGTCATTG CCATCTGTGTAGATGGGACCTTCCACAAATATGTCTTCACTCCCGATGGAAACTGCAACAGAGAGGCTTTCGATGTGTACCTTGACATCTGTGATGACGATGACTTTTAA
- the PRAF2 gene encoding PRA1 family protein 2 produces the protein MSEVRLPPLRALDDFVLGSARLAAPDPRDPQRWCHRVINNLLYYQTNYLICFGLGLALAGYVRPLHTLLSALVVAVALGMLVWAAETRAAVRRCRRSHPAACLAAVLAVSLLVLWAAGGACTFLLSIAGPVLLILVHASLRLRNLKNKIENQIESIGLKRTPMGLLLEALGQEQEAGS, from the exons ATGTCGGAGGTGCGGCTGCCACCGTTACGCGCCCTGGACGACTTCGTTCTGGGGTCGGCGCGTCTGGCGGCCCCGGATCCACGCGACCCGCAGCGATGGTGCCACCGCGTCATCAACAACCTTCTCTACTATCAAACCAACTACCTTATCTGCTTCGGCCTCGGTCTCGCTCTGgccgg GTACGTGCGCCCGCTGCACACCCTCCTAAGCGCGCTGGTAGTGGCGGTGGCCCTTGGCATGCTGGTGTGGGCGGCTGAGACTCGAGCAGCCGTGCGCCGCTGCCGTCGCAGCCACCCAGCCGCCTGCCTGGCCGCAGTGCTTGCCGTCAGCCTCCTCGTTCTCTGGGCCGCGGGCGGCGCTTGCACCTTCCTGCTCAGCATCGCCGGGCCCGTGCTTC TGATCCTGGTGCACGCGTCACTGCGCCTGCGCAACCTCAAGAACAAGATTGAGAACCAGATCGAGAGCATTGGTCTCAAGCGGACGCCAATGGGGTTGCTGCTGGAGGCGCTGGGACAAGAACAGGAGGCTGGATCCTAG